The genomic window CTGAGAAAATCtcaagaaattcaaatcgTTCATTAACTTTGAACCATTGGATTAAATGGTGTATCATCATCCATGGTGCTTATTTCACTAACGTTCCTAATTTAAACCATGTTTTGAACTCTTTATATGTTGTATTGAAGAGGAAGGCTCAATTGTTACCAAGATTGCTGGCTTTGGAAATTAGATTAGATGCCACTTTGAATAAGTTGAATATTGATAACGGTGATAACGATATAACGTTAGATGAACTCGAAGAACAAGACGaagatgatgttgatgttgaaTACAATGAAGAACTAGACGATGCTGGTTTAATAGATGATGGTGAAGAAGATTATTACTCTTCTgatgaagacgaagatgaagatgaagatgaagacgaGAATAATGAAGCGGATGCAGTCGGATATGCAAAAATCGGAAAAGAAAACCatcaagatgatgaagaagataatgatggaAATAGTGACGTTGAAATGGTGTAGTGTAGATTATTAGTATActcttatatatagataaaaTAGATAGATACTATACAACtttaaaaaagaataaaagtACTTGACAATTTATAAGTTCTCCTTCCATTTGTTCTAATTAGGGTTGGTATTCCTCGTTGAAGCACGAAGTTGAGATAGCTAGATGAAATACAGGGCTACGTTGATGAACTGGAGGTGCGtaacaaattcaatttatccCAATCACGTTGTATTTTCCAGCGCTATCTTAAATGTGGATGTAAATaagaatttgataaaaCTTACCAACCTGTATTGTAAATGTATGTGACGTTGAATATCAGTTTCAGATAAGTAATCTATAACATCAGATGCTAAATATGAAggaaatttcaaagatgaCACAATAATTATGCTAGCGCCGCCATTATCTGATGCtgtttcaaataattttccGGTCGCGTAAACTTTTCGTGTTCGtgtttttatatattttccaaactGCAATAACAATGAAACTTTGGTATAAACCTGTAATTAAAACATTAGATATACTAATTATATGGAATCAAGTATTGCCACTAGCCCGCAAATCGTGCACAAAACTTTTACTAGTATCTTTGTTGCCAAGTACCTTGCTTGGAACTAGTTTGCTAGGCTGTCtaacaaagaaaatctAATTAAACTCTTTCTATCCCTATGGACatgaaataatgatgaagagaTCAAATCCCTTAACAGCCCTTTTAAATGGGAACAATAGGAAGAAAGTGAAATTAAATACCTcatcaattgaaaacaaatCAATGTGCCCGTCAGAAATTGAGAATCCAGTACAAAATATAGACGAACATCCATCCTCTTCAGAACTAGATATCCCCTTTGAagatttatcatcatctccACTTAAACTGAcagaacaacaaaattgcaatttattttcagtTAGCCATATTTCACctataaaagaaaaattgaagaatcaATCAGTTCAAAACTTTTTAATGAATCGACCAACGGAGAAAAAGGAACcgataataatttcaatagaCGATGgcgatgaagaagaaaccGCGATCCATCATAATGCGAACGCTTACAAAGATACCTCAGCAACATAtgtagatgatgatatgataataacatCCTCAAATACaatattgaatgatttatcaaaaaacgtgaagaaagtgaaattgaaagacCTCTTCTctaatttcaagaaaagcAATAATGATGCTGATGGTGCTGACACAGAAGGCGcattgaaaaggaaaaaccctatatcaaaattaaaagaaattgatccACCTATACGATATCGCCAATCAATTGAGCCAGAAGGCACAGATTATATTAACCACGGTGATGTAACTTTACCACTACACGAGAAGCGATGTACAGTTGAccataatattaatatcacACAACAATATACATGGACTGAACAAGATTACAAGACAATACGAGATGTAGTTGATGACACACCGACAATTTCGACAACTTATAcatttgaatataaaaaaaaactatcAAGCAATTGGCCAGAATTCTTCAAACCTAAATCCGTCAACGAAGTAATGTTGGAACCGGCATTAAAGACAGCATTTAAAGAATGGATTGAAAAGTCgtttgaattattgaagaaagtCACAAGTAGgaagaaattacaaaatataattgaaaAGGATGAAAATTCTGAGTTCGCtaattttatcattcatGATAACgatgaagacgaagaagacATCAATGATTCGAATGTGGTGGATTTCGTACCTTTGGCAATTCTACATGGATATGCAGTAGGGAAAAACACATTAGTGGAAGTAATCATGAGAGATTTAGATTGTCAGATATTTGAGGTTAATTCATCAGAAAACAGAAGTAGGAAAGATATACTTGATAAATTGAGTGAATTTGCAACGACACATTACGTTAAAGGTCACGGTTCTAAAGGGGTTATTTTATTTGACGACGTTGACGTACTTTTCAAAGAGcatgataaattattttggCAAGCTGTTGAAAAAACACTACTGACATCCAGAAGACCCATAGTTTTGATTTGTAGAGATCTCAACTTTATACCGACAAATCTGATTGAAGTCgctgaagaagagaatTCATTGTTTGAAGTAAAGAAAATCTCTAATAAAACATGTCTTATGTTTGTTAAACGTTACTGTCAGACCCTTAAATTAACTTTAGACGAGGATATACTATCGATGACCGTTGAAAGGAATAAGGGTGATATTAGAAAATGCTTAGTGGACTTACAGTTTAACTTTTCCTCCTCTGGTGAGTTTAATTGCCCAAAAGATAACATGAATTCATTCCACGGatcattaattgatttctCATTCAATTCCGAGTTGTCATccataaataatattctagAAGCAAACACTGAATATAAATCCTCCATAAATCAAGGTACCGATAAAACACTATTGACAAAAAACAACGAAGAGGTTTTCAATTCTAACccagatgaagaatttcgTAGGAAGCACGATTATATGGTTGATTACAGGTACCATCTTCAAGATTCCATACAAGGTGCATTACTTCCCTATGAGTTAAGTATTGCTAACTATATGAAAGAAATGTTGGATCGAAGATATGGTGACTTGAAACTTTCGAAggtatttgataataatgctTATAAATTCCCGAAGATGACTAAGAATTCTTTGGCATTCTTAAGTGGTAGAGTAAATCCAAggaaaattcaatttgagACAACTTTAAGGAAGACGAGGAATTCAAGAAGGATACGAGAAATATTAGATCGATTTGATGATAATCATAACGttgatgaatatgataataCTGCAGAATTCGATTTTTTCAAGACAAATAAAAGACATATCCAAACAGATTTAAATGCATATGTTTTAGAGTTGGCTAAAGGAGAGGCCTATCGTAAAGAGAAGAACCTTGAACTTTTTTCACGAGTTTCAAAAGAATATCCTGAAGAATCAGAAGACAATATCGTACGTCAGTTGGGTCAAGACGGGTTGTTAAAACCTGTACGGTTCAAAAGTAATCCTCAAACTGTGATCAAATCTTGGAACttataaaattatcaaagGAAACGGAgcctttaatttttttatatatatagcGAAT from Naumovozyma dairenensis CBS 421 chromosome 3, complete genome includes these protein-coding regions:
- the ELG1 gene encoding Elg1p (similar to Saccharomyces cerevisiae ELG1 (YOR144C); ancestral locus Anc_5.481), producing MMKRSNPLTALLNGNNRKKVKLNTSSIENKSMCPSEIENPVQNIDEHPSSSELDIPFEDLSSSPLKLTEQQNCNLFSVSHISPIKEKLKNQSVQNFLMNRPTEKKEPIIISIDDGDEEETAIHHNANAYKDTSATYVDDDMIITSSNTILNDLSKNVKKVKLKDLFSNFKKSNNDADGADTEGALKRKNPISKLKEIDPPIRYRQSIEPEGTDYINHGDVTLPLHEKRCTVDHNINITQQYTWTEQDYKTIRDVVDDTPTISTTYTFEYKKKLSSNWPEFFKPKSVNEVMLEPALKTAFKEWIEKSFELLKKVTSRKKLQNIIEKDENSEFANFIIHDNDEDEEDINDSNVVDFVPLAILHGYAVGKNTLVEVIMRDLDCQIFEVNSSENRSRKDILDKLSEFATTHYVKGHGSKGVILFDDVDVLFKEHDKLFWQAVEKTLLTSRRPIVLICRDLNFIPTNLIEVAEEENSLFEVKKISNKTCLMFVKRYCQTLKLTLDEDILSMTVERNKGDIRKCLVDLQFNFSSSGEFNCPKDNMNSFHGSLIDFSFNSELSSINNILEANTEYKSSINQGTDKTLLTKNNEEVFNSNPDEEFRRKHDYMVDYRYHLQDSIQGALLPYELSIANYMKEMLDRRYGDLKLSKVFDNNAYKFPKMTKNSLAFLSGRVNPRKIQFETTLRKTRNSRRIREILDRFDDNHNVDEYDNTAEFDFFKTNKRHIQTDLNAYVLELAKGEAYRKEKNLELFSRVSKEYPEESEDNIVRQLGQDGLLKPVRFKSNPQTVIKSWNL